In one window of Shewanella goraebulensis DNA:
- a CDS encoding cytochrome b, producing MLANSKMGYGLISILIHWISALTVIGLFSLGLWMVDLTYYSSWYKTAPDIHKSVGILLFGLTLLRLVWRFISVKPQADSAHKPWEQQSAKWAHRGIYLLMLAIMASGFLISTADGRGIMVFDWFEVPSLGSFITNQEDIAGLVHEYLAYSLIGLVIIHGAGAIKHQFIDKDNTLVKMIKPVRK from the coding sequence ATGTTAGCAAACTCGAAAATGGGATATGGGTTAATAAGTATCCTAATTCATTGGATTAGTGCATTAACGGTAATTGGTTTATTTAGCCTAGGTTTGTGGATGGTTGATTTGACTTACTACAGTAGTTGGTACAAAACAGCGCCAGATATCCATAAGAGTGTAGGTATTTTACTGTTTGGTTTGACTTTGTTGAGGTTAGTTTGGCGTTTCATTTCAGTTAAACCTCAAGCGGATTCTGCTCATAAGCCATGGGAACAGCAAAGTGCAAAATGGGCTCATCGAGGGATATACCTGTTAATGCTAGCCATTATGGCGAGTGGTTTTCTTATTTCAACGGCTGATGGTCGCGGGATTATGGTTTTTGATTGGTTTGAAGTGCCTTCATTAGGGAGCTTTATAACTAATCAAGAAGATATTGCAGGGCTTGTTCATGAGTATCTAGCTTACAGTCTAATTGGGTTGGTGATAATCCATGGGGCTGGAGCAATTAAGCATCAATTTATCGATAAAGATAACACCTTAGTTAAAATGATAAAGCCAGTACGAAAATAG
- a CDS encoding arylsulfatase, whose translation MVRMKKFLGVTAAVTLGLLSASAAAASKPNILVIWGDDIGQANVSAYTFGLMGYQTPSIDSIAKEGMMFTDYYGEQSCTAGRSTFITGQSVFRTGLSKVGLPGADIGLQAEDATIAEVLKPLGYATGQFGKNHLGDKDEFLPTAHGFDEFLGNLYHLNAEEEPENIDYPKDPEFLKRFGPRGVIKSSADGKIEDTGPLNKKRMETIDDETVSAAIDFMEKSVKSKKPFFVWWNGTRMHFRTHIKPELQGSSGLSNYADGMVEHDNHVGQLLKKVDDLGIKDNTIVFYSTDNGPHMNTWPDAGLTPFRSEKNTSWEGAFRVPAMVRWPGNIEPGSVSNEIMHHMDWLPTFAAAAGDTKIKDKLLKGYSANGKKFKNHLDGYNFLPYLTGKEKAGPREEIFYFTDDGDLAALRYKNWKAVFLEQRVTGTLQIWAEPFVELRLPKIFNLRMDPYETADRTSNTYYDWLIDRAYLLVPAQAYVATFLETFKEYPPRQKAASFSLKQVMEKLEQPSNH comes from the coding sequence ATGGTTAGAATGAAGAAGTTCCTAGGCGTAACTGCTGCAGTTACCTTAGGTTTACTATCCGCCAGCGCAGCTGCTGCGAGTAAACCGAACATTTTAGTTATTTGGGGCGACGATATTGGGCAAGCTAATGTCAGTGCATACACATTTGGTTTAATGGGTTATCAAACCCCAAGTATCGATAGCATCGCTAAAGAAGGCATGATGTTCACCGACTATTATGGGGAACAATCATGTACAGCTGGTCGCTCAACCTTCATTACAGGACAAAGTGTATTCAGAACAGGCCTTAGTAAAGTTGGCCTTCCTGGTGCTGATATAGGTTTACAGGCCGAAGATGCAACCATTGCAGAGGTATTAAAACCACTAGGGTATGCCACTGGCCAATTCGGTAAAAATCACCTTGGTGATAAAGATGAATTTTTACCAACAGCCCATGGATTTGATGAGTTTTTAGGTAACCTTTATCACCTCAATGCTGAGGAAGAGCCAGAAAATATAGATTATCCAAAAGACCCTGAATTCCTAAAACGATTTGGTCCTCGCGGGGTGATTAAATCATCAGCAGATGGAAAGATTGAAGATACAGGTCCTCTCAATAAAAAGAGAATGGAAACCATTGACGATGAAACTGTTTCAGCAGCTATCGACTTTATGGAGAAAAGCGTTAAGTCTAAAAAACCATTTTTCGTATGGTGGAATGGCACACGTATGCATTTCCGTACTCATATTAAACCTGAACTACAAGGCTCAAGTGGCTTAAGTAATTACGCCGATGGTATGGTTGAACATGATAACCATGTTGGTCAGCTGCTTAAAAAAGTCGATGATTTAGGCATCAAAGATAATACCATCGTATTTTACTCAACTGATAATGGCCCACACATGAATACTTGGCCAGATGCTGGTTTAACACCATTTAGAAGTGAGAAAAACACCAGTTGGGAAGGTGCATTCCGCGTACCAGCAATGGTGAGATGGCCAGGTAATATTGAGCCCGGCAGCGTTTCGAATGAAATAATGCATCACATGGATTGGCTGCCAACATTTGCAGCGGCAGCAGGTGATACTAAAATCAAAGATAAACTCCTTAAAGGCTACAGCGCCAACGGTAAAAAGTTTAAAAACCACCTTGATGGCTATAACTTCCTCCCTTACCTAACAGGTAAAGAGAAAGCTGGTCCACGTGAAGAGATATTCTACTTCACTGATGATGGTGATTTAGCGGCACTTCGCTATAAAAACTGGAAAGCTGTTTTCTTAGAGCAACGCGTCACAGGCACTCTACAGATTTGGGCAGAACCTTTTGTTGAACTTCGTTTACCTAAGATTTTCAATCTTCGTATGGATCCATACGAAACAGCTGACCGCACCTCTAACACTTATTATGATTGGTTAATCGACCGAGCATATCTGTTAGTTCCAGCACAGGCGTATGTGGCGACATTCTTAGAGACATTTAAGGAATACCCACCAAGACAAAAAGCCGCAAGCTTCAGCTTAAAACAGGTTATGGAAAAGCTAGAACAACCATCGAATCATTAA
- a CDS encoding YceI family protein, whose translation MKKQLIATLIGSALLMPLSANAADYVIDTQGAHASIQFKVNHLGYSFVAGRFNDFGGNFSYDADKVTDAKINVTINTTSVDSNHAERDKHLRGSDFLNTGKFPEANFVSTGVEDKGNGQFVLNGNLTLNGVTKPVAIDAEFIGEGKDPWGGYRAGFAGTTEFAMKDFGIKMDLGPASANVTLDLIVEGIKQ comes from the coding sequence ATGAAAAAGCAACTTATCGCTACCTTAATCGGTTCTGCACTGTTAATGCCGTTAAGCGCCAATGCTGCCGACTATGTTATTGATACTCAGGGTGCTCACGCTTCAATTCAGTTTAAAGTTAACCATTTAGGTTATAGCTTTGTCGCTGGTCGTTTTAATGATTTTGGCGGTAACTTCAGCTACGATGCTGACAAAGTTACCGATGCAAAAATTAATGTCACTATTAATACCACGAGTGTTGACTCTAACCACGCCGAACGCGATAAGCACTTACGTGGTAGTGACTTTTTAAATACAGGCAAATTCCCTGAGGCTAATTTCGTATCAACGGGCGTTGAGGATAAAGGTAATGGTCAATTTGTATTGAATGGCAATTTAACGTTAAACGGTGTGACTAAACCAGTAGCAATAGACGCTGAGTTTATTGGAGAAGGTAAAGATCCTTGGGGGGGCTACCGTGCTGGTTTTGCTGGAACAACGGAATTTGCTATGAAAGATTTCGGCATAAAAATGGACTTAGGGCCTGCTTCTGCCAATGTGACTCTAGATCTTATTGTTGAAGGTATAAAGCAATAG
- a CDS encoding MFS transporter yields MAQEPKMSPATPLSEKLSLKEKVGYALGDVASNFYWRVFDVFLFIFYTDVFGISAAAVGTMMLVTRIIDAVSDPLMGALADRTTTRFGKFRPYLLLGILPIAAAGVLTFTVPDLGDDGKLIWAYGTYIFMMLAYTFINVPYGALLGVVTADNQERTTLTSFRFIGAFSGGTLVAYMTPELVNMLGNGNEALGWQLTMTCYGLISAVLFTLTFLATKERIAPPKNQQTSIKQDIMDLTKNKPWLILFSLALIIMFTITLRASTGTFYFKYYVGREDLIGTFTAVYMISLAIGAASTPLLSRYFDKRSLLIGLMSLVALFSAGFYLIPPNNLTMMFIMQALIGFCLGPKSPLVFSMYADTADYSQYKNGRRATAMIFSAAAFSQKLGGAFAGAMIGWLLSSMGYVANQQQSPDSLMGILLLNTLIPAAFALLAVWVVKHYSLDEQKMQHINQSLYPTNVAEPVTNSQK; encoded by the coding sequence ATGGCTCAAGAACCAAAAATGTCACCTGCAACACCACTATCTGAAAAATTATCGCTAAAAGAAAAAGTGGGATATGCCCTTGGGGACGTGGCATCTAATTTTTATTGGCGAGTGTTTGACGTGTTCCTTTTCATCTTTTATACCGATGTATTTGGTATTTCTGCCGCAGCTGTCGGTACCATGATGCTAGTGACTCGAATTATTGATGCCGTATCAGATCCTTTAATGGGCGCATTAGCAGATAGAACCACAACACGTTTTGGTAAATTCAGGCCTTACCTTTTACTGGGTATCTTACCGATTGCCGCAGCGGGAGTGCTAACCTTTACCGTTCCAGATTTAGGTGATGATGGAAAATTAATCTGGGCTTACGGTACTTACATTTTTATGATGTTAGCTTATACATTCATTAACGTCCCATACGGTGCATTACTAGGCGTTGTCACAGCCGATAACCAAGAGCGCACCACCTTAACCAGTTTCCGTTTTATCGGGGCCTTTTCTGGCGGTACCTTAGTTGCTTACATGACACCAGAGCTGGTAAACATGCTTGGCAACGGCAATGAAGCCTTAGGTTGGCAGCTAACAATGACATGCTATGGTTTAATTTCAGCAGTGCTTTTCACACTAACCTTTTTAGCCACTAAAGAACGTATCGCACCGCCGAAAAATCAGCAAACCAGCATCAAGCAAGACATTATGGATTTAACAAAAAATAAGCCTTGGCTTATATTGTTTTCACTGGCGTTGATTATCATGTTTACCATCACCCTTAGAGCCAGCACGGGCACATTTTATTTCAAATATTATGTCGGCCGTGAAGACCTAATCGGCACTTTCACTGCGGTATATATGATTTCGCTGGCAATAGGCGCCGCCTCTACTCCATTACTGAGCCGCTACTTTGATAAACGCAGTTTATTGATAGGCTTAATGAGCCTAGTGGCATTATTCTCCGCAGGCTTTTACTTAATCCCACCTAATAATTTAACCATGATGTTTATCATGCAAGCATTGATTGGTTTTTGCCTTGGCCCCAAATCGCCATTGGTATTTTCAATGTACGCTGATACCGCTGATTACTCGCAGTATAAAAATGGCCGCCGGGCTACCGCAATGATTTTCTCTGCTGCAGCATTCTCACAAAAACTAGGCGGTGCATTTGCTGGCGCCATGATTGGTTGGCTACTGTCGTCAATGGGTTATGTGGCAAACCAGCAACAGTCTCCCGATTCATTGATGGGGATTTTATTGCTTAACACTCTCATCCCTGCCGCATTCGCACTATTAGCAGTATGGGTTGTTAAACACTACAGCCTAGATGAGCAAAAAATGCAGCACATCAATCAAAGTTTGTATCCAACGAATGTGGCAGAGCCAGTAACTAATAGCCAAAAATAG
- a CDS encoding sugar-binding protein, whose translation MAKEWFKEISHGLPIKTQQLLSFKLRQAKPLMTVLIMSAMFSDPAIAAEDSKHVEHQHETIEVNYVANDIIIDGKPDEADWQQANWHPIDHMILGPEVSANDFSGRYKLLWREDQLYLLTEIVDDVLYDQTADPTVLYWDDDTVEVFLDEDASGGEHQFNHNAFAYHVALDRQVADFSTLKQAVTFNEHIETVWARDAIDPKKIYWEMAIHIFPDNYDDSLSAFPLKHEQANQVSPVKLSAGKVMGFMLAYCDNDGSKQRENFIGSHPIKAVDGDMNRGYKNADVFGKIKLIK comes from the coding sequence ATGGCTAAGGAATGGTTCAAAGAGATATCGCATGGTTTACCTATAAAAACGCAACAGCTTTTAAGCTTTAAACTTCGTCAGGCTAAACCATTAATGACAGTGCTTATCATGTCGGCAATGTTTAGTGATCCAGCTATAGCAGCGGAAGATTCAAAACATGTTGAGCATCAACATGAGACAATTGAAGTCAACTACGTGGCTAATGACATAATTATTGATGGTAAACCTGATGAAGCCGATTGGCAGCAGGCGAATTGGCACCCGATAGATCACATGATTTTAGGCCCTGAAGTTTCAGCTAATGATTTTAGTGGTCGTTACAAGCTGCTATGGCGAGAAGACCAACTCTATTTACTCACTGAAATCGTAGATGATGTTTTATATGACCAAACTGCAGATCCTACAGTGCTTTATTGGGACGATGATACGGTTGAAGTTTTTTTAGATGAAGATGCCTCAGGTGGCGAACATCAATTTAATCATAATGCTTTTGCATACCACGTGGCGTTAGATAGACAAGTCGCAGACTTCTCAACTCTTAAACAAGCCGTGACCTTTAATGAACATATTGAAACAGTTTGGGCTCGTGATGCTATTGATCCTAAAAAAATATACTGGGAAATGGCTATTCACATCTTTCCCGACAACTATGATGATAGTCTAAGTGCCTTCCCTCTTAAGCATGAGCAAGCTAACCAAGTATCGCCGGTTAAGTTATCTGCGGGTAAAGTCATGGGGTTCATGCTGGCTTATTGTGACAATGACGGTTCTAAACAAAGAGAGAATTTTATCGGCTCTCATCCAATAAAAGCAGTTGATGGTGATATGAATCGAGGTTATAAAAATGCTGACGTATTCGGTAAAATCAAACTGATTAAATAG
- a CDS encoding GH36-type glycosyl hydrolase domain-containing protein — MITYHQQNGAVSLNSPTSMPNACGFLWNKNMMIQMNCRGYAVAQFMQPEPAKYAHGPALEAKTFMQPEHAYFSHHPGRFFYIKDNQTGELFSLPYAPVKQMPTSFEFIVDKHKISWKINHLDLVCELSLSLSTNDTAELWQLKVNNQGSKKRDLSVYSYFPVGYMSWMNQSARFDESLNAILCESVTPYQKVEQYFIQQDFKDTTVLLSDLTPISFETRQAVFEGEGGLNNPDAIKSSQLDSKPAHYQTPAAVMQFAIALTANESIEANFVFAPVKDANEAAFLKQKYLVSPQALSDAKQDYQQYIAQADYQLKIKTGTQAFDNFVNHWLPRQVFYHGDVNRLSTDPQTRNYLQDAMGMMYIAPEKTKAAFIKALSQQHKSGEMPDGILLNPDSEFKYINQIPHTDHCVWLVICIDAYLNETADFDFLKQQIVFIDDEIGLSVFEHINLALDFLWSQRDNRGLNYINQGDWCDPMNMVGYQGKGVSSWLSLASAYAMNLWSKICFITGHNADADKQISQAQTLNKDVNQHCWDGQWFARGITDTGKCFGVSDNEEGRIYLNPQSFSMLSGAITEQQWQLMKPQIKQQLQTPFGMMMLAPSYTHMHEEVGRLTQKFPGTGENGSVYNHAGAFYIYALFERGETEAAFELLHTMICAESETDALTRGQLPVFIPNYYRGAYFQYPEEAGKSSQLFNTGTVAWIYRIIIEQLVGLKGVSNGLLIKPHLPQSLNGIEVTRQFRKATIELTIKRSKSVSSLQVLIDGISLKQDQRGEFVLAVEANKIYQVQVLLPAG; from the coding sequence GTGATCACTTACCATCAGCAAAATGGCGCTGTAAGCCTAAATAGTCCAACTAGCATGCCAAATGCATGCGGTTTTTTGTGGAATAAAAACATGATGATTCAAATGAATTGTCGTGGGTATGCAGTTGCGCAGTTTATGCAGCCTGAACCAGCAAAATATGCTCATGGACCTGCCCTTGAAGCTAAGACTTTTATGCAGCCAGAACATGCTTACTTTAGTCATCACCCAGGGCGTTTCTTTTACATCAAAGACAATCAAACTGGCGAGTTGTTTTCACTGCCCTACGCTCCTGTAAAGCAAATGCCGACAAGCTTTGAGTTCATCGTAGATAAACATAAAATTAGCTGGAAAATAAATCACTTAGATTTAGTATGTGAGCTATCACTATCATTAAGTACCAATGATACCGCTGAGCTTTGGCAACTTAAGGTAAATAATCAAGGCAGCAAAAAACGCGACTTAAGTGTTTATAGTTATTTTCCCGTTGGTTATATGTCGTGGATGAATCAATCTGCTCGTTTTGATGAAAGCTTAAATGCCATTTTATGTGAGTCAGTAACGCCCTATCAAAAAGTTGAACAATATTTTATTCAACAAGACTTCAAAGACACCACGGTATTACTCAGTGATTTAACCCCGATAAGTTTTGAAACCAGGCAAGCGGTATTTGAAGGTGAAGGTGGACTCAATAATCCTGATGCCATTAAAAGTTCACAACTTGATTCTAAACCCGCACATTACCAAACACCTGCAGCAGTTATGCAGTTTGCGATTGCCCTAACGGCCAATGAGTCAATTGAAGCTAATTTTGTTTTTGCACCAGTAAAAGATGCCAATGAGGCTGCCTTCCTAAAACAAAAGTACTTAGTTTCACCTCAAGCATTAAGCGATGCTAAACAGGATTATCAACAGTACATAGCTCAAGCTGACTACCAGCTTAAAATCAAAACAGGTACTCAAGCCTTTGATAACTTCGTAAATCACTGGCTCCCCAGACAGGTGTTTTACCATGGTGATGTAAATCGCTTAAGTACCGACCCACAAACCCGCAATTACCTGCAAGATGCTATGGGGATGATGTATATCGCCCCTGAAAAAACCAAAGCAGCCTTCATTAAAGCACTATCGCAGCAACATAAAAGTGGCGAAATGCCTGATGGCATATTGCTCAATCCAGATTCAGAGTTTAAATACATTAACCAAATTCCCCATACCGATCATTGTGTATGGTTAGTGATATGTATAGATGCTTATTTGAATGAGACTGCTGACTTTGATTTTTTAAAACAACAGATAGTTTTTATTGATGATGAAATTGGCCTCAGTGTTTTTGAACATATTAATCTAGCATTAGATTTTTTATGGTCTCAACGTGATAACCGAGGGCTTAATTACATCAATCAAGGAGATTGGTGCGATCCGATGAACATGGTCGGTTATCAAGGTAAAGGTGTATCAAGTTGGCTAAGTTTGGCCAGTGCCTATGCCATGAACTTGTGGTCAAAAATTTGCTTTATAACTGGCCATAATGCCGATGCAGATAAGCAAATAAGCCAAGCTCAAACTCTCAATAAAGATGTCAATCAGCACTGCTGGGACGGTCAATGGTTTGCAAGAGGGATTACTGATACAGGCAAGTGTTTTGGCGTCAGTGATAATGAAGAAGGTCGAATTTACTTAAACCCTCAAAGTTTCTCGATGTTATCTGGCGCCATAACCGAGCAACAATGGCAATTAATGAAGCCGCAAATTAAACAACAACTGCAAACCCCATTTGGGATGATGATGCTTGCGCCAAGTTATACCCATATGCATGAAGAAGTCGGCAGACTAACTCAAAAATTTCCAGGTACTGGAGAAAATGGTTCTGTTTATAATCATGCTGGTGCTTTCTACATTTATGCCCTTTTCGAACGTGGCGAGACAGAAGCGGCATTTGAGTTATTACATACCATGATTTGCGCCGAATCTGAAACAGACGCCCTCACTCGCGGACAACTGCCAGTATTTATCCCCAATTATTATCGCGGCGCTTATTTTCAATATCCAGAGGAAGCAGGTAAATCAAGCCAGTTATTCAATACAGGTACTGTAGCTTGGATATATCGTATTATCATAGAGCAATTAGTTGGCTTAAAGGGCGTTAGTAACGGACTATTAATAAAGCCACATTTGCCTCAATCATTAAACGGTATCGAAGTTACTCGTCAATTTCGCAAAGCTACCATCGAATTGACAATAAAACGAAGTAAGTCAGTTTCGAGTCTGCAAGTCTTGATAGATGGTATTTCACTAAAACAGGATCAACGAGGTGAGTTTGTATTAGCGGTTGAAGCTAACAAGATTTATCAAGTACAGGTGTTATTGCCTGCAGGTTAA